A window of Aequoribacter fuscus genomic DNA:
TTAGGCAGCGATGTTAACGGGTCATAATAAGCGAGATAGCGAAGGCGGTCCTCTTGACGCTTAAGCGCTTGCACATGCTGGGATGAACGAAGCATGAACTTAACGTCCCGTCCCAGCAATGACCAATTCACCGGTTTGGTTTTGTATTGCGTAGCGCCCGCTCTAAATCCGCGATCGATGCTTTCCTCATCGTCAGCGCCCGTGACAAGCAAGATGGGTACATCCCGACCCTGCGGCATACGCCGAATACGCTCACAGACTTCTAGGCCCGACATGCCGGGCATTTGAACGTCCATGAAAACCAAGTCGGGTGATTCACGGACGAACAGATCGATGGCGGCGGGTCCGTTTTCGGCTTCCAGCACAATCATGCCTTCGGCTTCAAGACACTGTCTTGTCAGCATTCGGGTCATAGCATCATCGTCGGTGACGAGGATGGTCGGATTTTCACGGCTGTCTGTTTCGGACATTGCTGTACGCCACTTTCATTACATTTAAGTAAGGTTATCATTTACCGTGAACCAAACCTAGTAGCTGTTAACGTAGCGTGCAACTTGGTGTGAGGAAGTGGCAGTAATCTTTCTGTCAAGATGTGGTAACATTCGCGCCCATTGAGTGACTGGTGGTGGTAATTATGAGCTTAGCCTCTGACAACTTAGAGCGAATTCGTCAGCAAGTTTCGGATCATCTGGACAAAGCCGAGCAGGTTCAGCGCAGTGAGCAGCAGACGCAAGCGCTGATGGATTCGATTGCGAAAAAGCTCAAGCAAGAAGATGCCGTGCTTGTCGCTCACTACTACACGGCACCAGAGGTTCAAGCTCTGGCCGAGCAGACAGGAGGCTTTGTTTCTGATTCGCTGGAGATGGCGCGTTTTGGTCGCGATCACCCCGCAAAAACATTAATCGTAGCTGGCGTTAAGTTCATGGGAGAGACGGCAAAGATTTTAACGCCCAACAAGCGCGTCCTAATGCCTACGCTTGAAGCCACTTGTTCGCTGGACATAGGCTGCCCGATCGATCAATTTGATGCCTTTTGCAACGAGCATCCAGACCGTACAGTGGTGGTCTACGCTAACACCTCCGCGGCGGTGAAGGCCCGAGCGGATTGGGTGGTTACCTCGAGCATTGCTCTGCAGGTTGCGGAACACCTGAACCAACAAGGTGAAAAAATCCTGTGGGCGCCCGATCGTCATTTGGGTGCCTATGTCAAAAAAGCCAGTGGCGCGGACATTATTGCGTGGGATGGTGCATGCATTGTTCACGAAGAATTCAAGGCTCGCGGTATTCTTGATTTGAAAAGAGCCCATCCTGATGCCGAAGTCCTTGCGCATCCAGAATCACCCGATTCGGTCCTCGAAATTGCTGATCAAATAGGATCGACGACGCAAATCATCCAAGCCGCTGTGAGTTCCAAAGCCTCTAAATTTATTGTAGCTACAGACCAAGGCATTTTTTATAAGCTGCAACAAGCTGCGCCCGACAAGATTTTCATGATTGCGCCCACAGCAGGTAATGGTGCGACTTGTCGCAGCTGTGCAAACTGCCCCTGGATGGCGATGAATGAGCTGGAAGCCTTAGATCGGGTGTTTGAGGTGGGTGGTAACGAGATTTTCGTCGAGCCTGCTTTGGCTGAGCGCGCAATGCTGCCACTAGAGCGGATGCTAAGTTTTAAAGCAACGCTCTAGTTACAGTTCTTCAAGTCTATCCCGAAACGCGTAGACGGCTTTCAATCGCTCTTCTATTTTTGAGGATTCGACGAAGTCGTTACGCGCCAACTGCAGGGCGTAGCGGAATTGTTTTTCAGATTCATCGGCAATGCCATGGAGTAAAAAATACTCGCCCCGCGCTTGATGCAGTCCTTGAATGTTGCCCGATAAACCCTGGATTTCAGCGAGCCAGTACCACAGTAGGGGATCGTTTTTGACGTCGCGCGCGAGAGGTTCAAGTACGGCCTCTGCGATATGCGCTTGTTGATTGGTCATTAGTGCGCGAGCGTATGCCAGTGTGAGCGCTTTGTTACCCGGATTAAGTTTGGTTGCCTTTTCCAAAGTGCCCAACACCCAGCTGGTGTCGCGTTGGTTTACCGCAATATCCACTAGGCTCATTAAGTAGGTCTGAGAGGAGGGGCGGTTCTGAAGCAGTGACTCCATAATCGTTCGCGCTTCGTCAAAGCGGCCGGCGGCGCTTAACGCCAACGCTAATCCATACTCGTGCGCTTCCGGAAAAATCTGCTCGCTGGGTTCTTGCGATTTAAATTGCGCCACGGCCGTCTCGGGCGACTCGGCAAGATCAACCTGAACCTTCGCTTTCATTAAATGAAAATCTAGGCTCGGTTTGCTTTGTCGTGGGGGATATTGCAGCAAACGATTTTTGGTGTCTGAGATACGTGATTCTGAGAGAGGGTGGGTGCGTAAGAATTCTGGTATGCGATTACTGCTAGCATAGCGAGCGGCGCGCAACATTTGCTCGAACATGGCTGGAGTGGCCGCGGGATTGCGACCTGACAGCGCTAGGGTTTGCATGCCGATGCGGTCAGCTTCTTGCTCGTTACCTCGGCTGTAGCGCAGCGCGGCATCTTGAGTTGCCGCTTGTGTGGCAGTAAGAGCGGCGAGTCCCATATCCGAGCCCGTAGTGGCAATTAGCACGAGACCTGCGAGCAAACCTGCCAATGCCAGCGGTTGCTGTGTTTTGGCAAACTCGACTCTGCGCGAGAAGTGTCGTTGACTTAAATGCGCAATTTCGTGCGCTATGACGGACGCAAATTGGTCCTCTGTTTGGGCAAACTGAAATAAGCCCGTATGTATTCCGATGACGCCGCCGGGCACAGCGAAGGCATTCATCGTTGGGTTGTTGACAATAACCACCTCAATCCGCCGGTCTTGCAGCTCGCTGAATTCAACGAGCTCATAGACTAGGTTCTCGACATAGCGCTGCATGATGGGGTCTTCGTAGACGTTGACCTGGCTGCGAAACATCTTTAGCCATGTCCGACCGAGCTGATGCTCGTACTCAGCAGAGAATACAGTGCCGGCGCTGGATCCTAAGTCTGGAATTTTGAGCTCGCTATTGCCAGCAGCACTGATCGCCACGGCAAAACTGAGCGCAACAGTCAAAAATCCTTTGTGGATTAGGTGCTTTGCGGTGGCCAATCTGATGGTCAAAGACTTACCTCGGTGTCTGGATTCTTGCTACAAGTATAGCAACTTGCGGTTGGTGTACTGTTGATTGAGACCAAGCGAGTGTCACAAAAGTTCACCTGATATTCAAACTAACGCGTACATTGTATACTTTGCGGTGAAATGTGGGCATTCAAGAGCGAGCTATGTCAGAAAGCGTAATCGATGCTAGAGGCATGCGATGCCCGATGCCTTTGCTCATGGCGAAGCGCGCCTTAATGGCCGCTCAGGCAGGGGAGCGCGTGCGAGTATTTGCATCAGACCCCGGTTCTTGGCGAGATTTTCATGCCTACGCGAAATTAGCGGAAGAGCAATTAACGGCAGAGCAATTAGGCGAGCAAGAGTTCGTGTATGAGTTCACCAAACAACATTCCTTGTAGGGCCCTGTATGCTGACGATTTTTAGAAAATGGTACGATCGGTACCTGTTTGAGGAAGAATCAGTATTGTTGCTGGTTTTGATCAGCGTGACCCTGTTTTTGATGATGGTGTTGGGTGCCGTAATGGCTCCCATTGTTGCCGCGCTGATCTTAGCTTACTTGGTGCAGGGTGTGTCTACACGTATGCAAAGTGTAGGTTTGCCGAAGTGGATGGGTTTTATCGCGGCCTACGGGCTATTTTTGGCGGTGTTCTTTGGGTCGATTTTGGGATTGTTTCCCCTAGTGTGGCGTCAGCTCGCTACCCTAGCGTCTGAGTTTCCGCGAATGGTTAAGGAAGTCCAAGCGGCTTTGAGTGTGTTGCCTGACAGGTACCCCCAGTTCATTTCAGAACAACAAATTGTCGATTTAATAGCCTCAGTTCAACGTGAACTAGCGCCTGCGGGCCAAAAGCTGTTGGAGTTGTCGTTAAACTCAATTCCCGGCCTATTTGGCGTCATGATTTACCTCATCCTTATTCCGCTGTTGGTTTTTTTCTTCTTGAAAGATAAGGATGTGATCACGGGCTGGCTGTCTGGCCAGTTGCCCAAAGAGCGTCCGTTACTGCGCCGAATTTGGGCTGAGATGGATCTGCAGATTGCCAATTACGCGAGGGGCAAGGCTATCGAAGTTCTAATCGTGGGCTCGGTCAGCTACATTGCGTTCTTAACACTGGGTTTAAATTATGCCGCACTGCTCGGTTTGCTGGTTGGGTTATCGGTTATTATTCCTTATGTTGGAGCAACCCTTGTGACCATCCCAGTGGTGCTGGTTGCGTTCTTCCAGTGGGGTATTGGCAATGAGTTTTATACTGTGCTTGCAGTCTATTTGGTCATCCAAATCCTCGACGGCAATGTGCTTGTCCCCTTGCTTTTTTCAGAAGCGGTTAACTTGCACCCCGTCGCAATCATTCTGGCTGTGTTATTTTTTGGCGGCGTCTGGGGCTTGTGGGGTGCGTTTTTTGCCATACCATTGGCTACCCTAATCAAAGCCATTATGAACGCATGGCCTGTTCCTGAAGCTTACGAATCCATCACCTCAGACTCAACAGGAGACACACTATGAGGCTTACAAATACCCTGTGGTCCTTTGGGCTGGTCGTTGCCCTAGGCGTAGCTCTTGGTTGCCAGCCTGAGGGCGCTCAGCAAGAGGTCGTAGCGCAAGCACCGAGTCAGCCAGTGGTCAGTCCGATCGACGATCGGCAATACCGTGCGCTCGAGTTAGATAATGGCTTGCAAGTATTGTTGGTGTCAGATGCCAAAACTCAAAAGGCTGCAGCGGCGTTAGATGTGTATGTTGGTAGCGGTGACAACCCCAAAGGTCGGGGCGGCTTGGCACACTTTTTAGAGCACATGCTGTTCTTGGGGACAGAGAAATATCCAGATCCCGCGGAGTACGAGCAGTACATCACCGAGCATGGTGGTAACCGTAATGCATACACGTCGTTTGACCATACTAACTATTTTTTCGATGTGAATGCCGAGCATTTCACCGAAGCTTTAGATCGTTTCGCCCAGTTCTTTGTGTCGCCCAAAATGGACGCCGAGTATGTCGATCGCGAGATGAACGCGGTTCAGGCTGAGTATCAGATGGGCTTGAAGTCGGACGGTCGACGTGGACTAGACGTGTTACAAGCGTTGATGCACCCAGAGCATCCCTACAGTCAGTTCTCTGTCGGTTCTTTAGAGTCGTTAGCGGATCGCCCTGATCAACCGATTCGCGCGGATCTATTAGCGTTTTATGAACGCTACTATGTGGCGGGTAATATGCGCTTGGTCGTACTTGGAGCAGAGTCATTAGACGCTCTCGAAGCCATGGTAAAGGCGTCGTTTTCAGAAGTGCCAGCAGGGGATGTGGTTCACGATCCAGTTAACGTATCCATATTCCCCGAGACTTTACTCCCATCCCTTGTAAGCATTGAGCCTACAGCGGCGAATCGAAGCCTCGAAATTATTTTCCCCATTGGTGACTACACTGAGCAGTACCTCAGTGATCCGGCTCGCTACCTTGGCCACCTGTTGGGGCATGAGGGGCCGACCAGCCTGCTTGCGCAACTCAAACGCGAAGGTTTGGCGGAGTCTTTGTCGGCGGGTGCTAGTTTTAGGTGGAGAGGGGGAGCTCTTTTCTACATCGATATTAAACTGACTGAGGCGGGTATCGAGCAGAGCAATCGCATCGTTCAAATGACCCACTCGGCGCTGGCTCATCTGCGTCAAGAAGGCGCGAAGTCTTGGGTGTTTGATGAGCTGAAGCAGCTGTCGGATTTGAACTTTCGTTTTCAAGAAAAAGGTGAACCGATTCGCTATGTCAGTCGCTTGGCAAGTTCGATGCATGACTTCCCCGTACGCGATTGGCTGCGTGGCGGAACCTACCTCGAGCAATTTGATGCCGAATTGACGCAAGGTCTTCTCGATTCTATGTCTCCCGAGAAAGCCTTGGTGACCTTATCGTACCCTGGTATCAAGACCGATACACTTTCACCCAACTATCAAACGCCTTACGCATTGGTGTCCGCTGATGATATTGCCAAGCCCTTGCCGGAAGACGATGCCGCTCTGGCGAATATTGACTTGCCCGCGCCCAATGCTTTTATTGCCAAGAATGTTGATGTCGTGTCTCTCGATGAGACGCCTGCAAAGCTCCCTGTGATGAGCATCGATCAAGGTGTTGCCGTTTGGTTTCAGCATGATGATGAGTTCGAGGTTCCAAAAGGTGCTCTGAATGTGAATTTCCGCTCTGCCTTGGTGGGACAGTCGGTGGAGGTTGATATGGCTTTGGAGCTTTATACTGCTCTGGTAAGCGATCAGGCGAATGATTTTGCGTATGCCGCCCAAATTGCAGGGCTGCAGAGCTCGGTTTACCGCCACTCTCGAGGCATTAGCATGCGAGTCAACGGTTACAATGACAAGCAGGTTGCGTTGCTTCAGCGACTACTCGCGGTCATGCAGGCGATGGAGTTTAGTGAAGAGCGATTTAACAATCTTCGGGCCGAGCGTGTTCGTCAGATTGAGAATAAATCGGCACAGCGACCCGCGAGCCAAATTATGGGCGCGCTGCGAGAAGCCTTGAATCATTCTTCTTGGAGTGACGATCAACAGCTTGCCGCCTTACAGAATTTAACGCTTGGCGGTGTTAAGAGCCAAGCAGCTGCCTTTTGGGACTCTGTGAATGTCGAGGTTCTTCTCTACGGCAACTACGTCGATGAGGATGTTGTCGCCGTGCGTTCAGCTCTAGGTTCCTTAGTCCGCGAGGGTTCGGTTGATTTGCCAGCTCTCGGGGTGACCAATCTTGATCAGGACCAGCGTCAACAGTTAACGCAAGAGTTAGAGC
This region includes:
- a CDS encoding insulinase family protein; amino-acid sequence: MRLTNTLWSFGLVVALGVALGCQPEGAQQEVVAQAPSQPVVSPIDDRQYRALELDNGLQVLLVSDAKTQKAAAALDVYVGSGDNPKGRGGLAHFLEHMLFLGTEKYPDPAEYEQYITEHGGNRNAYTSFDHTNYFFDVNAEHFTEALDRFAQFFVSPKMDAEYVDREMNAVQAEYQMGLKSDGRRGLDVLQALMHPEHPYSQFSVGSLESLADRPDQPIRADLLAFYERYYVAGNMRLVVLGAESLDALEAMVKASFSEVPAGDVVHDPVNVSIFPETLLPSLVSIEPTAANRSLEIIFPIGDYTEQYLSDPARYLGHLLGHEGPTSLLAQLKREGLAESLSAGASFRWRGGALFYIDIKLTEAGIEQSNRIVQMTHSALAHLRQEGAKSWVFDELKQLSDLNFRFQEKGEPIRYVSRLASSMHDFPVRDWLRGGTYLEQFDAELTQGLLDSMSPEKALVTLSYPGIKTDTLSPNYQTPYALVSADDIAKPLPEDDAALANIDLPAPNAFIAKNVDVVSLDETPAKLPVMSIDQGVAVWFQHDDEFEVPKGALNVNFRSALVGQSVEVDMALELYTALVSDQANDFAYAAQIAGLQSSVYRHSRGISMRVNGYNDKQVALLQRLLAVMQAMEFSEERFNNLRAERVRQIENKSAQRPASQIMGALREALNHSSWSDDQQLAALQNLTLGGVKSQAAAFWDSVNVEVLLYGNYVDEDVVAVRSALGSLVREGSVDLPALGVTNLDQDQRQQLTQELEHDDAVVSWYIQGSDRSVQQQALYALTGQALKSGFFQQLRTEQQLGYIASAFSWPQSRVPGLVMIIQSPSHSSLDVRDAIATFLQAVPSDIDEAAFNRHRQALVAEINEPFKNLWERAEFLWQSLGEGDHTFSSKQDLADAVSKISYSDWLAFFKTQVLETHRSLLVVAPGKFDKRPAEPIEHKQPAEAKLANKRFAIEL
- a CDS encoding M48 family metalloprotease, which gives rise to MTIRLATAKHLIHKGFLTVALSFAVAISAAGNSELKIPDLGSSAGTVFSAEYEHQLGRTWLKMFRSQVNVYEDPIMQRYVENLVYELVEFSELQDRRIEVVIVNNPTMNAFAVPGGVIGIHTGLFQFAQTEDQFASVIAHEIAHLSQRHFSRRVEFAKTQQPLALAGLLAGLVLIATTGSDMGLAALTATQAATQDAALRYSRGNEQEADRIGMQTLALSGRNPAATPAMFEQMLRAARYASSNRIPEFLRTHPLSESRISDTKNRLLQYPPRQSKPSLDFHLMKAKVQVDLAESPETAVAQFKSQEPSEQIFPEAHEYGLALALSAAGRFDEARTIMESLLQNRPSSQTYLMSLVDIAVNQRDTSWVLGTLEKATKLNPGNKALTLAYARALMTNQQAHIAEAVLEPLARDVKNDPLLWYWLAEIQGLSGNIQGLHQARGEYFLLHGIADESEKQFRYALQLARNDFVESSKIEERLKAVYAFRDRLEEL
- a CDS encoding AI-2E family transporter, with the translated sequence MLTIFRKWYDRYLFEEESVLLLVLISVTLFLMMVLGAVMAPIVAALILAYLVQGVSTRMQSVGLPKWMGFIAAYGLFLAVFFGSILGLFPLVWRQLATLASEFPRMVKEVQAALSVLPDRYPQFISEQQIVDLIASVQRELAPAGQKLLELSLNSIPGLFGVMIYLILIPLLVFFFLKDKDVITGWLSGQLPKERPLLRRIWAEMDLQIANYARGKAIEVLIVGSVSYIAFLTLGLNYAALLGLLVGLSVIIPYVGATLVTIPVVLVAFFQWGIGNEFYTVLAVYLVIQILDGNVLVPLLFSEAVNLHPVAIILAVLFFGGVWGLWGAFFAIPLATLIKAIMNAWPVPEAYESITSDSTGDTL
- the nadA gene encoding quinolinate synthase NadA; its protein translation is MSLASDNLERIRQQVSDHLDKAEQVQRSEQQTQALMDSIAKKLKQEDAVLVAHYYTAPEVQALAEQTGGFVSDSLEMARFGRDHPAKTLIVAGVKFMGETAKILTPNKRVLMPTLEATCSLDIGCPIDQFDAFCNEHPDRTVVVYANTSAAVKARADWVVTSSIALQVAEHLNQQGEKILWAPDRHLGAYVKKASGADIIAWDGACIVHEEFKARGILDLKRAHPDAEVLAHPESPDSVLEIADQIGSTTQIIQAAVSSKASKFIVATDQGIFYKLQQAAPDKIFMIAPTAGNGATCRSCANCPWMAMNELEALDRVFEVGGNEIFVEPALAERAMLPLERMLSFKATL
- a CDS encoding sulfurtransferase TusA family protein, with amino-acid sequence MSESVIDARGMRCPMPLLMAKRALMAAQAGERVRVFASDPGSWRDFHAYAKLAEEQLTAEQLGEQEFVYEFTKQHSL